The sequence TTTACATCCTCTTGTCGCAGTTCAAAGCTGGCCAGTGGGTGGGGCAGCAGATGCGCGGTGCGGCTGTTAAACACATTCAGTCCAAAGTCGCCGTAAGGCTCCAATTCCGCCGCCCGGGCGATCTGTACCGCGCCCAGGTCCGGGCATAGGGCGTTTTTTACGCCTGCCGCTTTCAGTATTGCCAATTCCTGGCAGATTTTATTCTCTATGCCAAAGACGCCCCGGGGCAGTTCCACCCCGGCGTTGTGTGCCAGCAGGGTGTTTGCCGGTGTGCCCAGGGGCAGAAAGATCCGCCGAAAGGGGTGGTTCTCCGGAATTTGCGCCGCGCTTGCAAAGCGGGCGGTGTAGTAGGGCTTGCCTGCCGTGCCGCCGGAGGGCAGAGGCGGTAAAGGTCGACGCTCCACCGGTGCAGGCGGTGCGGCTTCCAAACGGTCTGCAATCTCTCGCCGCAGGGCATTCACGGCCGCTGCCGGTAAAAACAGGCCGTCGTCTATCTCTATGTCTATCTTTTTTACATAATAAGGGGTGCCGCCCCATTTGCCCAGCCGTTGCGCCAGGCTTTCCGCCGTTAGGGCAGCGTTGCGGGCAGGCTGGGGCACATCGCCGTCGGCTGTTACCGTGCGACCGTCTTCTAAAGTGGCACGCAGGGTCACCGGTTCCCCGGCGCGGCAGGTGGCTTGCAGGTTCAATCCCAGCAGGGGCTGCTCTTTTTCATAAGTGTGCGCCAAATCTCGCAGCACATCCTTGGCTGCCGTTACATCCGCCTTGCTGCGCACGCCGAACATGGCGCTGCCTCGCTGATCGGTAAAATAGCCGTCGGTAAACCCGCTGCGGGAGAATACGCTTTGCAGCTGCGCCTCGTCCGTCGGGTCCAGAACGCCGGCAATAGCGTGCTTTACCGCCGTTACGGCGGCAGCCACATATTCCGGCCGTTTCATACGGCCCTCAATTTTTAAGGACAGCACACCCAGATCACCGATTTTTTTCAAGTGGCGAACCAGGCTTAGATCTTTCAAGCTCAAATCGCAGCTTCCGCTGGCGTCTGCGGAGAAGGGCAGGCGGCAAGGTTGGGCGCAAAGGCCCCGGTTGCCGCTGCGGGCGCCCAGTACAGAGGACAGGTAGCACTGCCCGCTGACGCACATACAAAGCGCGCCGTGCACAAACAGCTCCAGTTCCATTTGGGTGCTGCGGCGAATTTCCTCGATCTCGGCGGCAGTCATCTCTCTGGGGATGACCGCTCGGCGAAAGCCCATTTTCTCCAGCGCTTGAAACCCGGCAGGCGTGGTAACGCTACACTGGGTGGAGGCGTGCAGATGCACACCCGGGTACACAGCTGCCAGCGCGGCAGCCAGTCCCAGATCTTGCACGATAAAAGCGTCTACCCCGGCGTCCAGCGCGTTACCGGCAGCCGCAACGGCACCGGGCAGCTCGCTGTCGCTGACCAGGGTATTTAGAGTCATATAAACTTTTACGCCGCGGGTGTGGCAATACTGTACGGCCGCTTGCAGCTCCTGGGGCGAAAAATTGCCGGCGCCCCGCCGGGCGTTAAAGGTCTGCCCTCCCAGGT comes from Oscillospiraceae bacterium and encodes:
- a CDS encoding U32 family peptidase — translated: MQFEILAPAGSMESLIAGVRCGAHAVYLGGQTFNARRGAGNFSPQELQAAVQYCHTRGVKVYMTLNTLVSDSELPGAVAAAGNALDAGVDAFIVQDLGLAAALAAVYPGVHLHASTQCSVTTPAGFQALEKMGFRRAVIPREMTAAEIEEIRRSTQMELELFVHGALCMCVSGQCYLSSVLGARSGNRGLCAQPCRLPFSADASGSCDLSLKDLSLVRHLKKIGDLGVLSLKIEGRMKRPEYVAAAVTAVKHAIAGVLDPTDEAQLQSVFSRSGFTDGYFTDQRGSAMFGVRSKADVTAAKDVLRDLAHTYEKEQPLLGLNLQATCRAGEPVTLRATLEDGRTVTADGDVPQPARNAALTAESLAQRLGKWGGTPYYVKKIDIEIDDGLFLPAAAVNALRREIADRLEAAPPAPVERRPLPPLPSGGTAGKPYYTARFASAAQIPENHPFRRIFLPLGTPANTLLAHNAGVELPRGVFGIENKICQELAILKAAGVKNALCPDLGAVQIARAAELEPYGDFGLNVFNSRTAHLLPHPLASFELRQEDVNRLAANGNDVGALVYGHLPLMLTRNCPVQAHIGCAACQKQGRLTDRKGCTFPVVCNPYGCTQLLNGVPLYMGDRMREMHTAYAHFYFSVESQQQVQQVLDLFAAGQKPDFPYTRGLYQRGAL